One Fusobacterium nucleatum genomic window carries:
- the brxL gene encoding protease Lon-related BREX system protein BrxL, producing MDINEIGSKVFEGKIVRKDLVSKIKGGANVPVYVLEYLLGMYCNQTDEENIEEGMSKVKKILAENYVRPDEAEKVKSKIKEIGVYNVIDKVTVILNEKKDRYEGHLSNLGVSNIEIHKSYIKDYEKLLSGGIWCILTLSYQYDEYNATDSPFKLNKLKPIQIASLDMNEVYEARKHFTKDEWIGFILRSSGMEFENFDKDAIWHLLARMMPLVENNYNLCELGPRGTGKSYIYKEISPNSILLSGGQTTVANLFYNMSKRQVGLVGYWDIVAFDEIAGIKFKDKDGIQIMKDFMTSGSFARGKEEKNANASMVFIGNINQSVDVLVKTAHLLVDFPPEMNNDSAFFDRMHCYIPGWDIPKLSPKSFTKEYGLIVDYMAEIFRELRKTSYGDALDRYFSLGRDLNQRDTIAVRKTVSALIKLVYPDGIFIKEEVEEILIRALEYRRRIKEQLKKMAGMEFFATNFSYIDKESGEEKYVGLKEQGGSKLIPEGSLKAGALYTIAMSTNSVKSLYKIESQISAGKGKITVSDNKYRKTFENAFNYLKINSKRISGAINISEKEFYLSVADEKNVGNTEAITLGGFIAMCSISLNRQLMPQTVILGEMALSGSINAVSDLASTLQIAREAGAKKALIPILNAVDMSTLPPDILMDIQPIFYQDPIDATQKALGLM from the coding sequence ATGGATATAAATGAAATTGGAAGTAAAGTTTTTGAAGGAAAAATTGTAAGAAAGGATTTAGTTTCAAAAATAAAAGGAGGAGCAAATGTTCCTGTCTATGTTTTAGAATATTTACTTGGAATGTATTGTAATCAAACTGACGAAGAAAACATTGAAGAGGGTATGTCAAAAGTAAAAAAAATACTTGCTGAAAATTATGTTCGTCCTGATGAAGCAGAAAAAGTAAAATCTAAAATAAAAGAAATTGGAGTATACAATGTTATTGATAAAGTAACTGTTATTTTAAATGAAAAAAAAGATAGATATGAGGGACATCTTTCAAATTTAGGTGTTAGCAATATTGAAATTCATAAAAGCTATATAAAGGATTATGAAAAATTACTGAGTGGTGGGATATGGTGTATTCTGACTTTATCATATCAATATGATGAGTATAATGCCACTGATTCTCCATTTAAACTAAATAAATTAAAACCTATTCAAATTGCAAGTTTAGATATGAATGAAGTTTATGAAGCTAGAAAACATTTTACCAAGGATGAGTGGATAGGCTTTATATTAAGATCGTCTGGAATGGAGTTTGAAAATTTTGATAAAGATGCAATATGGCATTTATTAGCTAGAATGATGCCACTTGTTGAAAATAATTATAATCTTTGTGAATTAGGTCCAAGAGGAACAGGGAAATCATATATTTATAAAGAAATTAGTCCTAATTCTATTTTGCTTTCAGGAGGACAGACAACAGTAGCAAATCTTTTTTATAATATGTCAAAAAGACAAGTAGGTCTGGTTGGCTATTGGGATATTGTTGCTTTTGATGAAATTGCAGGAATAAAATTTAAAGATAAAGATGGTATTCAAATAATGAAAGATTTTATGACAAGTGGTTCTTTTGCAAGAGGTAAAGAAGAAAAAAATGCCAATGCTTCTATGGTTTTTATAGGTAATATAAATCAAAGTGTTGATGTTTTAGTAAAAACTGCACATCTTTTAGTTGATTTTCCTCCTGAAATGAATAATGATTCTGCATTTTTTGATAGAATGCATTGTTATATACCAGGTTGGGATATTCCAAAATTATCTCCAAAATCTTTTACCAAAGAATATGGCTTGATTGTTGACTATATGGCAGAAATATTTAGAGAACTTAGAAAAACTTCGTATGGAGATGCATTGGATAGGTATTTTTCACTTGGTAGGGACTTAAATCAAAGAGATACTATTGCAGTTAGAAAAACGGTTTCTGCTTTAATAAAATTGGTTTATCCAGATGGAATATTTATAAAAGAAGAAGTTGAAGAAATTTTAATAAGAGCATTGGAATATAGAAGAAGAATAAAAGAGCAATTAAAGAAAATGGCTGGAATGGAATTTTTTGCAACTAATTTTTCATATATAGATAAGGAAAGTGGAGAAGAAAAATATGTTGGTTTAAAAGAACAAGGTGGAAGTAAACTTATTCCTGAAGGTTCTTTAAAAGCTGGAGCATTATATACCATTGCAATGTCAACTAATTCTGTAAAAAGCTTGTATAAAATAGAGAGTCAAATATCTGCTGGAAAAGGAAAAATAACAGTGTCAGACAATAAATATAGAAAAACTTTTGAAAATGCTTTTAACTATTTAAAAATAAATTCTAAAAGAATAAGTGGAGCAATAAATATCAGTGAAAAAGAATTTTATTTATCTGTTGCCGATGAAAAGAATGTAGGTAATACAGAAGCTATTACTTTGGGTGGTTTTATTGCTATGTGTTCTATCTCTTTAAATAGGCAATTAATGCCTCAAACAGTTATATTAGGTGAAATGGCTTTATCAGGTTCTATCAATGCAGTTTCAGATTTGGCTAGCACACTTCAAATTGCTAGAGAAGCAGGAGCAAAAAAAGCATTAATTCCAATTTTAAATGCTGTTGATATGTCA